In a single window of the Thermus amyloliquefaciens genome:
- a CDS encoding primosomal protein N': MRPLQVALPLPLPPMTYLPPLGQEGIGGEEALGRRVAVPWRGEVRVGVVVGEGGRPSHALRHAIAYLDSRPYLRPEEILFLEEAARHLFAPLGQVLADFLPPFPELKHRVRLYPGADPALLPKGLEALVAWQEAKGFDPRLLDHLREAGVLQEEVAFKEGRRVLLPLRERHPEPALDGVLQVLRSLGQAESLAALARAAGVGVSRVKRLLAEGYIGYGPPREVSHPGEPLEPLFLPERPERLNGGRLLERMRLLAGLVAQGNHLVLFPEVSLLERFLRHFPQAKPYHGGLPREAREALFRRAEGLVFATYGGLLLPFTPDSLVVVEEGSESYKLPSGTRAFVPPLAELRARLLGVPLTYLSLVPAVEVLEKPGLAFPVPKPRVLLVDLRREKGYPLAGRAWALLKQVEEKGRQALVLSPRLGYSALLLCADCGYKPTCPNCALPLRYHKGGRGELVCHQCGHREPPPVLCPSCGSPLLEPKGPGLEWLREELKGRLSLPVYRYSKEGKDDLRPLLAGEPGVVVGTTALLRGPVLPDLALVLLPYADGFLYDSDFRAAERYHRLLWALTELRPGRRPLLVLQTYTPDHPAHQALLEGSVEAFPWREKALREALDYPPKVRMVKLEVAHRKEERALEEAYGLLSALKGVAREGEVLGPAPAPVPRVKGQYVFHLLLKGSTERLGELLAHLDRRRFRLDPDPHRFVGLLED; encoded by the coding sequence ATGCGCCCTCTTCAGGTGGCCCTGCCCCTGCCCCTCCCCCCCATGACCTACCTGCCCCCCCTGGGCCAGGAGGGAATAGGGGGGGAGGAGGCCCTGGGGAGGCGGGTGGCGGTGCCCTGGCGGGGGGAGGTGCGGGTGGGGGTGGTGGTGGGGGAGGGGGGAAGGCCCTCCCATGCCCTGCGCCACGCCATCGCCTATCTGGACTCGAGGCCCTATTTGCGCCCGGAGGAGATCCTTTTCCTGGAGGAAGCGGCCCGCCACCTCTTTGCCCCCTTGGGCCAGGTGCTGGCCGACTTCCTGCCCCCCTTCCCCGAGCTAAAGCACAGGGTGCGCCTCTACCCGGGGGCGGACCCGGCCCTCCTGCCCAAGGGGTTGGAGGCCCTGGTCGCCTGGCAGGAGGCCAAGGGCTTTGACCCCAGGCTGCTGGACCATCTGCGGGAGGCTGGGGTTTTGCAGGAGGAGGTGGCCTTCAAGGAGGGGAGGCGGGTGCTTCTCCCCTTGAGGGAACGCCATCCCGAGCCGGCCCTGGATGGGGTCTTGCAGGTGCTCCGCTCCTTGGGCCAGGCGGAGAGCCTGGCGGCCTTGGCCCGGGCCGCCGGGGTGGGGGTGAGCCGGGTGAAGCGGCTACTGGCCGAGGGGTATATCGGCTACGGGCCCCCCCGGGAGGTTTCCCATCCGGGGGAGCCCCTGGAGCCCCTTTTCCTTCCCGAAAGGCCCGAGAGGCTGAACGGGGGAAGGCTTTTGGAGCGGATGCGCCTTCTGGCGGGCTTGGTGGCCCAGGGAAACCACCTGGTGCTCTTTCCCGAGGTCAGCCTTTTGGAACGCTTCCTTCGCCACTTTCCCCAGGCTAAGCCCTACCACGGGGGCCTCCCTCGGGAGGCGCGGGAGGCCCTTTTCCGGCGGGCTGAGGGCTTGGTTTTCGCCACCTATGGCGGGCTCCTCCTCCCCTTCACCCCGGATTCCCTGGTGGTGGTGGAGGAGGGAAGCGAAAGCTACAAGCTTCCCTCGGGGACCCGGGCCTTTGTGCCTCCCCTGGCGGAGCTCAGGGCAAGGCTTCTGGGGGTGCCCCTCACCTACCTTTCCCTGGTGCCCGCGGTGGAGGTCTTGGAAAAGCCGGGCCTGGCCTTTCCCGTGCCCAAGCCCAGGGTTCTCCTGGTGGACCTTAGGCGGGAGAAGGGGTATCCCCTTGCGGGCAGGGCCTGGGCGCTTCTTAAGCAGGTGGAGGAGAAGGGGCGGCAGGCCTTGGTCCTTTCCCCCCGCCTGGGCTACAGCGCCCTCCTCCTCTGCGCCGACTGCGGTTACAAGCCCACCTGCCCCAACTGCGCCCTTCCCTTGCGCTACCACAAGGGGGGAAGAGGGGAGCTGGTCTGCCACCAGTGTGGCCACCGGGAGCCTCCCCCGGTCCTGTGCCCGAGCTGCGGCTCCCCCCTCCTCGAGCCCAAGGGGCCGGGGCTGGAATGGTTGCGGGAGGAGCTTAAGGGGCGCCTTTCCCTGCCCGTGTACCGCTACTCCAAGGAGGGAAAGGACGACCTGAGGCCCCTCCTGGCGGGGGAACCCGGGGTGGTGGTGGGCACCACCGCCCTTCTGCGGGGCCCGGTTCTCCCCGACCTGGCCCTGGTCCTTCTGCCCTATGCGGACGGTTTCCTCTACGATTCCGATTTCCGCGCCGCCGAGCGGTACCACCGCCTGCTTTGGGCCCTCACCGAGCTGAGGCCGGGGCGGAGGCCCCTTCTGGTCCTCCAGACCTACACCCCTGACCACCCGGCCCACCAGGCGCTTTTGGAGGGAAGCGTGGAGGCCTTCCCCTGGAGGGAAAAGGCCCTGCGGGAAGCCCTGGACTACCCTCCCAAGGTGCGGATGGTGAAGCTGGAGGTGGCCCACCGCAAGGAGGAACGGGCCCTCGAGGAGGCCTATGGCCTCCTTTCTGCCCTGAAGGGTGTGGCCCGGGAGGGGGAGGTGCTGGGACCGGCCCCCGCCCCGGTACCCCGGGTGAAGGGGCAGTACGTCTTCCACCTCCTCCTAAAGGGGAGCACGGAGCGGCTTGGGGAGCTTCTTGCCCACCTGGACCGGCGGAGGTTTAGATTGGACCCGGACCCCCACCGCTTTGTGGGGCTTTTGGAGGACTAG
- a CDS encoding MFS transporter yields MRWAVVLSGVALYSALYAAVPLLPLLERLFAAPPGAAGPGMGLPLLLLVLLSPWVPRLGLPAGTLLGGGLLLVGLGGVLGALSPSLFLWTLGRLLQGVGASLVPSLTIALIPILFPQKAWEMAGVYMAGNVLGGGMGRVLAGLSAEALGVRGALLLLSLPALLLGLLLLRVPAGLPALGKPRYDLSAFPLYLVGFILLFLNLFLANLLPYRLLELGFRPGEVGLVYLAYLFGIPGSALSGLLARRLGAVATFRLAFGLILVALGGLLLPPPGLVLGFVLLMAALFTAQSLASGAAGRRGAGVSGAYVAAFYLGGTLAGLLYPFFLHGFPLAVAVGMALGLVALLLAPVR; encoded by the coding sequence ATGCGGTGGGCGGTGGTGCTCTCCGGGGTAGCCCTCTACAGCGCCCTCTATGCGGCGGTACCCCTGTTGCCCCTTCTGGAAAGGCTCTTCGCCGCTCCCCCGGGGGCGGCAGGGCCGGGCATGGGCCTGCCCCTCTTGCTCCTGGTCCTCCTTTCCCCTTGGGTGCCCCGCCTGGGCCTGCCCGCGGGCACCCTCCTGGGCGGGGGTCTGCTCCTGGTGGGCCTGGGTGGGGTGCTGGGGGCCTTAAGCCCCAGCCTTTTCCTCTGGACCCTGGGCCGCCTCCTCCAGGGAGTGGGGGCCTCCTTGGTGCCCAGCTTGACCATCGCCCTCATCCCCATCCTCTTCCCCCAGAAGGCCTGGGAGATGGCCGGGGTGTACATGGCGGGGAACGTCCTGGGCGGCGGCATGGGCCGGGTGCTGGCGGGGCTTTCCGCGGAAGCCCTCGGGGTAAGGGGGGCCCTTTTGCTGCTCTCCCTGCCCGCCCTTCTCCTGGGCCTCCTCCTCCTCCGGGTGCCTGCGGGCCTTCCCGCCTTGGGTAAGCCGCGCTACGACCTTTCCGCCTTCCCCCTCTACCTGGTGGGCTTCATCCTTCTCTTCCTGAACCTTTTCCTGGCCAACCTCCTCCCCTACCGCCTCCTGGAGCTGGGCTTCCGCCCGGGCGAGGTGGGGCTTGTGTACCTGGCCTACCTGTTCGGCATCCCAGGAAGCGCCCTCTCGGGCCTCCTGGCCCGGAGGCTAGGGGCGGTGGCCACCTTCCGCCTGGCCTTCGGCCTGATCCTCGTGGCCCTGGGAGGCCTCCTCCTACCCCCTCCAGGCCTGGTGCTGGGGTTCGTGCTCCTGATGGCCGCCCTCTTCACCGCCCAAAGCCTGGCCTCGGGAGCCGCCGGCCGAAGGGGTGCGGGGGTAAGCGGCGCCTACGTGGCCGCCTTCTACCTGGGGGGCACCCTGGCGGGGCTTCTTTACCCCTTCTTCCTCCACGGCTTTCCCCTGGCGGTGGCGGTGGGCATGGCCCTGGGCCTCGTGGCCCTCCTCCTGGCCCCCGTGAGGTAA
- a CDS encoding gluconeogenesis factor YvcK family protein has translation MWKRRPKPEALYRTAQGLARRFPPLRWLYPGMRVKRYAALAVLGTLLLAYGLSRFLPPPPPTPWAWVWILLGLLLLVGGIRSMNRSMLSAFTEPEEVPEKVYVRRRLERGPKVVAFGGGTGLSRVLRGLKEHTANTTAIVAVTDDGGSTGRLRLAFGLPAVGDLVDCLAALSDHAALPKLLHHRFQEGEFKGHTFGNLFLLTLNQEAKDFAQAILEANAILQLRGQVFPATPEAVRLRARFRDGTEVVGEVAIREKRGQIREVFLEPEPHGVMEEALEAIRRADLLVLGPGSLYTSVIPSFLPKALREAIAKAKAPLVYAVNLMTEPGETDGYTAYDHYKAIAYHLGRRPGVVLVHTASIPEEVQGRYAAEGRFPVAFDPRPFAADGVRVIAGDFREEGPLAQHDPEKVVRALLSLV, from the coding sequence ATGTGGAAAAGGAGGCCTAAGCCCGAGGCGCTTTACCGGACAGCCCAAGGGCTTGCCCGGCGCTTTCCCCCGCTTCGCTGGCTCTACCCGGGGATGCGGGTGAAGCGCTACGCCGCCTTGGCCGTGCTGGGGACCTTGCTCCTGGCCTATGGCCTTTCCCGCTTCCTTCCGCCCCCACCCCCAACGCCCTGGGCCTGGGTCTGGATCCTCCTCGGGCTTCTCCTCCTGGTGGGGGGGATAAGGAGCATGAACCGGAGCATGCTCTCCGCCTTCACCGAACCGGAGGAGGTTCCCGAAAAGGTCTACGTGCGCCGGAGGTTGGAGCGGGGTCCCAAGGTGGTGGCCTTTGGCGGTGGGACCGGGCTTTCCCGGGTTCTGCGGGGCCTGAAGGAGCACACGGCCAACACCACCGCCATCGTGGCGGTGACGGACGATGGGGGCTCCACGGGCCGCCTCCGCCTGGCCTTTGGCCTGCCGGCGGTGGGGGACCTGGTGGACTGCCTGGCGGCGCTCTCCGACCATGCGGCCTTGCCCAAGCTCCTTCACCACCGCTTCCAGGAGGGGGAGTTCAAGGGCCACACCTTCGGCAACCTGTTCCTCCTGACCCTGAACCAGGAGGCCAAGGACTTCGCCCAGGCCATCCTCGAGGCCAACGCCATCCTGCAGCTACGGGGCCAGGTCTTCCCCGCCACCCCCGAGGCGGTGCGGCTTAGGGCCCGCTTTCGCGACGGCACGGAGGTGGTGGGGGAGGTGGCCATCCGGGAGAAAAGGGGACAAATCCGGGAGGTCTTCCTGGAACCCGAACCCCATGGGGTTATGGAGGAGGCCCTCGAGGCCATCCGCCGGGCGGACCTCCTGGTGCTGGGGCCGGGAAGCCTCTACACCAGCGTCATCCCCAGCTTCCTGCCCAAAGCCCTGAGGGAGGCCATCGCCAAGGCCAAGGCCCCCCTGGTCTACGCGGTGAACCTCATGACCGAGCCCGGGGAGACCGACGGCTACACCGCCTACGACCACTACAAGGCCATCGCCTACCACCTGGGCCGGAGGCCCGGGGTGGTCCTGGTGCACACCGCCTCCATCCCCGAGGAGGTCCAAGGGCGCTATGCGGCGGAAGGACGATTCCCCGTGGCCTTTGACCCCAGGCCCTTCGCCGCGGACGGGGTGCGGGTGATCGCCGGGGATTTCCGGGAGGAAGGCCCCTTGGCCCAGCACGACCCGGAAAAGGTGGTGCGGGCCCTCCTCTCCTTGGTATAA
- a CDS encoding glucodextranase DOMON-like domain-containing protein, whose protein sequence is MLFLFQDPLGDDKGLAYLYPQAALYREAGEGYADLLALAGEAREGRLVLKVRLARYPNPLEGPLGFSLATVVLWLDTGEGGEEALLPGLATPRGQGWEAAYVLTGFGGEKRTPSGERVPVRVWREGEWVVLDTGIPPGPYGHYGAVGLFDPFAPWYLRPTSPEGGPWTLGAPPGSPPAVDLLAEDPMGQVRAYQEGVLPPLKRPGPTLRRESLLAFALGGVSLLLAFLLRKA, encoded by the coding sequence ATGCTCTTTCTCTTCCAAGACCCCCTGGGGGACGACAAGGGCCTGGCCTACCTCTATCCCCAGGCGGCCCTTTACCGGGAGGCAGGGGAGGGCTATGCCGACCTCCTGGCCCTGGCGGGGGAGGCGCGGGAGGGCCGCTTGGTCTTGAAGGTGCGGCTGGCCCGTTACCCGAACCCCCTCGAGGGGCCCTTAGGCTTCAGCCTGGCCACGGTGGTCCTGTGGCTGGACACGGGGGAAGGGGGGGAGGAGGCCCTGCTTCCCGGGCTTGCCACCCCTCGCGGCCAGGGCTGGGAGGCGGCCTATGTCCTCACGGGGTTTGGCGGGGAGAAAAGGACCCCCTCCGGGGAGAGGGTGCCCGTCAGGGTGTGGCGGGAGGGGGAGTGGGTGGTCCTGGACACCGGGATTCCCCCAGGACCCTACGGCCACTACGGGGCCGTGGGCCTCTTTGACCCCTTCGCCCCTTGGTACCTGCGCCCCACAAGCCCCGAGGGCGGCCCCTGGACCCTGGGGGCCCCCCCGGGAAGCCCCCCAGCGGTGGACCTCCTGGCGGAAGACCCCATGGGCCAGGTGCGGGCCTACCAGGAAGGGGTGTTGCCGCCCCTGAAGCGCCCCGGCCCCACCCTCCGGCGGGAAAGCCTTCTGGCCTTCGCCCTGGGCGGGGTTTCCCTCCTCCTGGCCTTCCTCCTGCGCAAGGCTTAG
- a CDS encoding DUF3208 domain-containing protein, with the protein MGAVRLYQGYLWHPKGLPLDPKALLPEEVEGVRLLLDEVPPPTPFFQDGTPTHTQRFYQVTLLLLTEEPPEALKPLAERLAPILQGMLRGLPQEVGWLLLEDLRPL; encoded by the coding sequence ATGGGGGCGGTGCGCCTCTACCAGGGCTACCTTTGGCACCCCAAGGGGCTTCCCCTGGACCCCAAGGCCCTCCTGCCCGAGGAGGTGGAGGGGGTGAGGCTCCTCCTGGACGAGGTGCCGCCCCCCACCCCCTTCTTCCAGGACGGCACCCCCACCCACACCCAGCGCTTTTACCAGGTCACCCTTTTGCTCCTGACCGAGGAGCCCCCGGAGGCCCTAAAGCCCCTGGCGGAGCGCCTGGCCCCCATCCTCCAGGGGATGCTTCGGGGGCTTCCCCAGGAGGTGGGCTGGCTTCTTTTGGAGGACCTGCGCCCCCTCTAA
- the alr gene encoding alanine racemase codes for MGHAAANLEARAWIEVDLGALEANWLFLQAQAKGEVIPVLKAEAYGHGALPLARFLFSRGARRVAVATVGEGRALRRGGVEGEVLLLGSLHPLEAEEALRWDLVPSLSTLEGARALAERARALGLTPRAHLKVDTGMNRVGFPWEEAREALRAVEAMGVRVEGVYTHLATAGEEAAFVEVQRGRFQRVREALGEGYFYHLENSHGLLLHGGENVRVGLALYGLIPGFGLKPILRLLARPTLVKRLKAGDRVGYGGEYLAQGGEWLLTLPVGYADGLPRGAVRFVKGPGGRLCPVAGRISMDQTTVLAPGPVPLEAVFEVASPDFGPTGLLAWAEARGTIPYEVAVHLSRRLPRVYRYGEEVRDVLD; via the coding sequence GTGGGTCACGCGGCAGCCAACCTGGAGGCCCGGGCCTGGATTGAGGTGGACCTTGGGGCCCTCGAGGCCAACTGGCTCTTCCTCCAAGCCCAGGCCAAAGGAGAGGTGATCCCCGTCCTCAAGGCCGAGGCCTATGGGCATGGGGCCCTGCCCCTGGCCCGCTTCCTCTTCTCCCGGGGGGCTAGGCGGGTGGCGGTGGCCACGGTGGGGGAGGGGAGGGCCCTGCGGCGAGGCGGGGTGGAGGGGGAGGTCCTCCTCTTGGGAAGCCTCCACCCCCTCGAGGCGGAGGAGGCCTTGAGGTGGGACCTGGTGCCAAGCCTCTCCACCCTCGAGGGGGCCAGGGCCCTGGCCGAGAGGGCCCGGGCCCTGGGCCTAACCCCCCGGGCCCACCTCAAGGTGGACACGGGGATGAACCGGGTGGGCTTCCCCTGGGAGGAGGCCAGGGAGGCCCTGCGGGCGGTGGAGGCCATGGGGGTAAGGGTGGAGGGGGTCTACACCCACCTGGCCACCGCCGGGGAGGAGGCCGCCTTCGTGGAGGTGCAAAGGGGCCGCTTTCAAAGGGTGCGCGAGGCCCTAGGGGAGGGCTACTTCTACCACCTGGAGAACTCCCATGGCCTCCTCCTTCACGGGGGGGAGAACGTGCGGGTGGGCCTGGCCCTTTATGGCCTCATCCCCGGCTTTGGCCTAAAGCCCATCCTCCGGCTTCTCGCCCGGCCCACCCTGGTGAAGAGGCTCAAGGCGGGCGACCGGGTGGGGTATGGCGGGGAGTACCTGGCCCAGGGGGGGGAGTGGCTCCTGACCCTGCCCGTGGGCTACGCGGACGGCCTCCCCCGGGGGGCGGTGCGCTTCGTGAAGGGCCCGGGGGGGAGGCTTTGCCCGGTGGCGGGCCGCATCTCCATGGACCAGACCACGGTCCTCGCCCCTGGGCCCGTACCCCTGGAGGCGGTCTTTGAGGTGGCCTCCCCCGACTTCGGCCCCACGGGGCTCCTGGCCTGGGCCGAGGCCCGGGGGACCATCCCCTACGAGGTGGCGGTGCACCTCTCCCGGAGGCTTCCGAGGGTCTACCGCTACGGCGAAGAGGTGCGGGACGTCCTAGACTAG
- the pheS gene encoding phenylalanine--tRNA ligase subunit alpha — protein sequence MAQEALAAIREAQDLEALKALKARYLGKKGLLTQEMKALAHLPLEERRAKGQALNALKEAIEKALEERERALVEEELRRALEGERQDVSLPGVEVFPGGLHPITLMERELVEIFRSLGYQAVEGPEVESEFFNFDALNIPEHHPARDMWDTFWLEGEGHSLPGPLGEEVRGRLLLRTHTSPMQVRYMVAHTPPFRIVVPGRVFRFEQTDATHEAVFHQLEGLVVGEGITMAHLKGAIYELAQALYGPESRVRFQPVYFPFVEPGAQFAIWWPEGKKWLELGGAGMVHPKVFQAVDEYRKSLGLPPAYQGVTGFAFGLGIERLAMLRYGIPDIRYFFGGRLKFLEQFRGIL from the coding sequence ATCGCACAAGAAGCCCTAGCCGCCATCCGCGAAGCCCAGGACCTCGAGGCCCTAAAGGCCCTCAAGGCCCGCTACCTGGGCAAAAAGGGCCTCCTCACCCAGGAGATGAAGGCCCTTGCCCACCTCCCCCTGGAGGAAAGGAGGGCCAAGGGCCAGGCCCTAAACGCCCTAAAGGAGGCCATTGAAAAGGCCTTGGAGGAGCGGGAGAGGGCCCTGGTGGAAGAGGAGCTGCGAAGGGCCCTGGAGGGGGAACGGCAGGATGTCTCCCTGCCTGGGGTGGAGGTTTTCCCCGGGGGGCTTCACCCCATCACCCTCATGGAGCGGGAGCTGGTGGAAATCTTTCGCTCCCTGGGCTACCAGGCGGTGGAAGGCCCCGAGGTGGAAAGCGAGTTCTTCAACTTTGACGCCCTGAACATCCCGGAACACCACCCGGCGCGGGACATGTGGGACACCTTCTGGCTGGAGGGGGAAGGGCACAGCCTCCCCGGCCCCTTGGGGGAGGAGGTGCGGGGAAGGCTTCTTCTGCGCACCCACACCTCCCCCATGCAGGTGCGCTACATGGTGGCCCACACCCCCCCCTTCCGCATCGTGGTGCCGGGGCGGGTCTTCCGCTTTGAGCAGACGGACGCCACCCACGAGGCGGTCTTCCACCAGCTGGAGGGCCTGGTGGTGGGGGAAGGGATCACCATGGCCCACCTGAAGGGGGCCATCTACGAGCTGGCCCAGGCCCTCTATGGCCCCGAGTCCCGGGTGCGCTTCCAGCCCGTCTACTTCCCCTTCGTGGAGCCAGGGGCCCAGTTCGCCATCTGGTGGCCGGAGGGCAAGAAGTGGCTGGAGCTGGGAGGGGCCGGGATGGTCCACCCCAAGGTCTTCCAAGCGGTGGACGAGTACCGAAAATCCCTGGGCCTTCCCCCCGCGTACCAGGGGGTCACGGGCTTCGCCTTTGGGCTCGGAATAGAGCGCCTGGCCATGCTTCGCTACGGCATCCCCGACATTCGCTACTTCTTCGGGGGAAGGCTTAAGTTTTTGGAGCAGTTCCGGGGGATTTTATGA
- a CDS encoding CPBP family intramembrane glutamic endopeptidase — MSALYWTFGLSWGIYLLFHLLGGRWNPSPGEANLQTAFFLTAFGFLYMWIPGLVALLFARKEGVRIPLSLRPNRYWLLAWLFPVALTLLSIPLSLPFAPWRGFAALYEGIPPEELALLPQGLLPLILLLTGLLAGATVNLVAALGEELMWRGYLWERLRERGFWPASLEIGFYWGLWHAPLVLSGHNYPNAPLLGVPAMILFTLLLTPALLYVRERGGSVLAAALLHGTLNALAGLSLLLVARTHDLLVGVVGLPGLFLLSLFNLWLRRRV; from the coding sequence GTGAGCGCCCTTTACTGGACTTTCGGCCTCTCGTGGGGGATTTACCTGCTCTTCCACCTCCTGGGCGGGCGCTGGAACCCTTCCCCCGGGGAGGCGAACCTCCAGACCGCCTTTTTTCTCACGGCCTTCGGCTTCCTCTACATGTGGATCCCGGGCCTCGTGGCCCTCCTCTTCGCCCGCAAGGAAGGGGTGCGCATCCCCCTTTCCTTGAGGCCCAACCGCTACTGGCTCCTTGCCTGGCTTTTCCCCGTGGCCCTCACCCTCCTCTCCATCCCCTTGAGCCTCCCCTTCGCCCCCTGGCGGGGCTTCGCCGCCCTTTATGAGGGGATACCCCCAGAGGAACTGGCCTTGCTCCCGCAGGGCCTCCTACCCCTCATCCTCCTCCTCACGGGCCTCCTGGCGGGGGCCACGGTGAACCTGGTGGCCGCCCTGGGAGAGGAGCTCATGTGGCGGGGGTACCTCTGGGAGCGGCTTCGGGAGCGGGGCTTTTGGCCCGCCAGCCTGGAGATCGGCTTTTACTGGGGCCTCTGGCACGCCCCCCTGGTCCTCTCTGGCCACAACTACCCCAACGCCCCCCTCTTGGGCGTCCCCGCCATGATCCTCTTCACCCTCCTCCTCACCCCGGCCCTCCTTTACGTGCGGGAAAGGGGTGGCTCGGTGCTGGCCGCAGCCCTCCTCCACGGAACCCTGAACGCCCTCGCGGGCCTCTCCCTCCTCCTGGTGGCGCGCACCCACGACCTCCTGGTGGGGGTGGTGGGGCTTCCTGGGCTTTTCCTCCTTTCCCTCTTTAACCTCTGGCTTAGGAGGCGGGTATAG
- the rapZ gene encoding RNase adapter RapZ — MRFLVLSGLSGAGKTTAKGFLEDLGYFMVDNLPPGLWKPLWAELEGRGVERAGVVLDARALAFFGDLERALEELKPTVVYLEARPEVLLRRYNLTRRLHPLGAGNLMREIGEERRILGPLRARAHLILDTSELSPRALKEALVRFLGEEAGFLLRLISFGFKWGPPQEADLVLDVRPLPNPHYDPGLKPKTGLDPEVKAYVFREEVEPYYRALLAVVGLAAEGAKREGRAFYTAAVGCTGGRHRSVAVAERLAEELASRYRVEVNHRDVEKEA, encoded by the coding sequence ATGCGGTTTCTGGTGCTTTCGGGGCTTTCCGGGGCGGGCAAGACCACGGCCAAGGGCTTCCTGGAGGACCTGGGCTACTTCATGGTGGACAACCTCCCCCCAGGCCTCTGGAAGCCCCTTTGGGCGGAGCTGGAGGGGCGGGGGGTGGAGCGGGCCGGGGTGGTGCTGGACGCCCGGGCCCTGGCCTTCTTCGGCGATTTGGAAAGGGCCCTGGAGGAACTGAAGCCCACGGTGGTGTACCTCGAGGCCCGCCCCGAGGTCCTCCTGCGCCGCTACAACCTCACCCGCCGCCTCCACCCCTTGGGGGCGGGGAACCTCATGCGGGAGATCGGGGAGGAGCGCCGCATCCTGGGACCCCTAAGGGCCCGGGCCCACCTCATCCTGGACACCTCGGAGCTCTCCCCAAGGGCCTTGAAGGAGGCCCTGGTGCGCTTTTTAGGGGAGGAAGCGGGCTTTTTGCTGCGCCTCATCTCCTTTGGCTTCAAGTGGGGCCCGCCCCAGGAGGCGGACCTAGTCCTGGACGTGCGCCCCCTGCCCAACCCCCACTACGACCCCGGCCTGAAGCCCAAGACCGGTCTGGACCCCGAGGTGAAGGCCTACGTGTTCCGGGAGGAGGTGGAACCCTACTACCGGGCCCTCCTGGCGGTGGTGGGTCTGGCGGCGGAGGGGGCCAAGAGGGAGGGCCGGGCCTTCTACACCGCGGCCGTGGGGTGCACCGGGGGAAGGCACCGGAGCGTGGCCGTGGCGGAGCGGCTCGCGGAGGAGCTCGCAAGCCGCTACCGGGTGGAGGTGAACCACCGGGATGTGGAAAAGGAGGCCTAA